From Bacteroidota bacterium, one genomic window encodes:
- a CDS encoding PrsW family intramembrane metalloprotease, which produces MDTQTLALIAMAIGPAIAIMIYFYAKDKHEREPFGILLVSFLWGCFSVVPAIILESILPGIIPGSGGSSIISVAIYTFVVIAFSEELSKFIFLRYYSYKKRSFNEPFDGIIYAVMVGMGFATVENLLYVFDSDTLGSAWSTAGLRALTAIPAHATFAAIMGYYVGLAKFSKTNEKGYLLQGLLLATVLHGFYDFFLFQNLHVGLYIGAAISLILGIRYSMRAIKMHNTKSPFNEENIAAETEEVITTSYESPFKPKG; this is translated from the coding sequence ATGGACACACAAACATTAGCGCTAATTGCAATGGCAATCGGACCTGCAATTGCCATCATGATTTATTTTTATGCAAAGGATAAACATGAGCGTGAACCCTTCGGAATTTTGCTGGTCAGTTTTTTATGGGGATGTTTCAGTGTAGTTCCTGCAATAATTTTAGAATCTATTTTACCGGGAATTATTCCCGGAAGTGGTGGCAGTTCTATTATCTCTGTTGCCATTTACACATTTGTTGTAATTGCATTTAGTGAAGAATTATCCAAATTTATTTTTCTGCGCTATTATTCTTACAAAAAAAGATCTTTCAACGAACCATTCGATGGAATTATTTATGCCGTAATGGTAGGAATGGGTTTCGCTACTGTTGAAAATTTATTATATGTTTTTGATTCCGATACATTGGGTTCCGCATGGAGTACTGCCGGGTTAAGAGCTTTAACAGCTATTCCCGCACATGCCACATTTGCTGCAATTATGGGATACTATGTTGGCCTTGCAAAATTCAGTAAAACAAATGAAAAAGGTTATTTATTGCAAGGGTTATTATTAGCGACTGTACTACATGGTTTTTATGATTTCTTCTTATTTCAAAATCTACATGTAGGACTTTATATCGGTGCAGCGATATCATTAATACTTGGAATCCGGTATTCAATGCGTGCAATAAAAATGCATAATACCAAATCACCTTTCAATGAAGAAAATATAGCGGCAGAAACTGAAGAAGTAATTACGACTTCTTATGAATCACCATTCAAACCCAAAGGTTGA
- a CDS encoding DUF1015 domain-containing protein → MATIKPFKGYRPKPEFATQVASRPYDVLSSEEAKEEAKGNDKTFLHVCKPEIDLDSSIDHYDDKVYAKAVENWNRLKSDGTFLQDKNPCMYAYRQIMNGHAQIGLVANSSIEDYFNDVIKKHEYTRPEKENDRIRHMYELQCQPEPVFLTYPDVAELDEMMNGVVSKNPVYDFNAEDGIQHTFWVIDNAETIEKIATIFQEQIPFTYIADGHHRSAGSAKVGKRMASENPNHTGNEEYNFFLSVIFPASQLMIMDYNRVVKDLNNHSPEQLLNLVKENFDVTLIGKEIYKPAKLHEFSMYLGGHWYKLSAKSNTYNDNDPIDVLDVTILSNHFLDPLLGIKDQRTDTRIDFVGGIRGLGELQKRVDSGEMQIAIALYPVSIQQLINIADSGNVMPPKSTWFEPKLRSGLVVHSF, encoded by the coding sequence ATGGCAACTATAAAACCTTTCAAAGGCTACAGACCAAAACCTGAATTTGCAACACAAGTTGCTTCCAGACCTTATGATGTTTTAAGCAGCGAAGAAGCAAAAGAAGAGGCAAAAGGAAATGATAAAACATTTTTACATGTATGCAAACCTGAAATTGATCTTGATTCATCTATTGATCATTACGACGATAAAGTTTATGCAAAAGCAGTTGAAAACTGGAATCGTTTAAAAAGTGATGGAACGTTTCTTCAAGATAAAAATCCATGCATGTATGCATATCGTCAAATCATGAATGGACATGCACAAATTGGTCTGGTTGCAAACAGTAGCATTGAAGATTATTTTAATGATGTAATAAAAAAACACGAATACACAAGACCTGAAAAAGAAAATGATCGTATTCGTCATATGTATGAATTGCAATGTCAACCTGAACCGGTTTTTTTAACCTATCCCGATGTTGCAGAATTAGATGAAATGATGAATGGTGTAGTAAGCAAAAATCCTGTTTATGATTTTAATGCTGAAGATGGAATTCAACATACTTTTTGGGTAATTGATAATGCAGAAACAATTGAAAAGATTGCTACTATTTTTCAAGAACAAATTCCTTTTACATATATCGCTGATGGACATCATCGCAGTGCAGGTTCTGCTAAAGTAGGCAAACGCATGGCTTCTGAAAATCCAAATCATACAGGTAATGAAGAATATAATTTTTTTCTTAGTGTGATTTTTCCTGCAAGTCAGTTGATGATTATGGATTATAATCGTGTTGTAAAAGATTTAAATAATCATTCACCGGAACAACTATTAAATCTTGTAAAAGAAAATTTTGATGTAACCCTTATTGGCAAAGAAATTTATAAGCCTGCTAAGTTGCATGAGTTCAGCATGTATCTCGGTGGGCATTGGTATAAACTTTCTGCAAAGTCAAATACTTATAATGATAATGATCCAATTGATGTATTGGACGTAACTATTTTATCAAATCATTTTCTTGATCCGCTTTTAGGAATTAAAGATCAGCGCACTGATACAAGAATTGATTTTGTTGGTGGAATTCGTGGTCTTGGTGAATTACAAAAAAGAGTGGATAGTGGCGAAATGCAAATTGCAATTGCACTCTATCCTGTTTCAATTCAACAACTCATAAATATTGCTGACTCAGGAAATGTGATGCCACCAAAATCAACATGGTTTGAACCCAAATTACGCAGTGGATTAGTAGTACATTCCTTTTAA
- the serC gene encoding 3-phosphoserine/phosphohydroxythreonine transaminase, with amino-acid sequence MRVHNFNAGPAILPESVLKQAAAAAIEFNGVGMSIMEISHRSKDFQAVMDEATSLFHEISGLGEEYKVLFLQGGASTQFAMIPMNLLNENESAAFINTGTWAKKAIKEAKLFGKVNTIASSEESNFNFIPKEFSIPEDSKYLHVTSNNTIYGTQFFDFPKTDKPVVVDMSSDIFSRELDFSQFSLIYAGAQKNLGPSGLTIVIIKESLLGTVSRAIPTMLDYRTHIKDGSMHNTPPVFSIYVCLLTLRWIKEQGGLKAIEAKNKVKADLLYHAIDNNPLFVGTVAKEDRSWMNINFIMHERELEPEFMQFAKENKVVGLAGHRSVGGFRASMYNALPIESVQHLVSLMDEFAKKKA; translated from the coding sequence ATGCGAGTACATAATTTTAATGCAGGTCCAGCTATCCTGCCCGAATCAGTTTTAAAGCAAGCAGCAGCTGCTGCCATTGAGTTTAACGGAGTTGGAATGTCCATAATGGAGATTTCTCATAGAAGCAAAGATTTCCAGGCTGTAATGGATGAGGCTACATCCTTATTTCATGAAATTTCGGGATTAGGCGAAGAATACAAGGTATTATTTCTGCAAGGCGGAGCAAGTACACAATTTGCAATGATACCAATGAATCTATTAAATGAAAATGAATCTGCTGCTTTTATTAATACAGGCACCTGGGCAAAGAAAGCAATTAAGGAAGCCAAACTTTTTGGAAAAGTAAATACAATTGCAAGTAGTGAAGAATCTAATTTCAACTTTATCCCTAAAGAATTTTCTATTCCAGAGGATTCAAAATATTTACATGTAACAAGTAATAATACTATTTATGGAACTCAATTTTTCGATTTTCCAAAAACTGATAAGCCTGTTGTTGTAGATATGAGCAGTGATATATTCAGCCGAGAATTAGACTTCAGTCAGTTTTCGTTAATATATGCAGGAGCACAAAAAAATCTTGGGCCTTCAGGATTAACTATTGTAATTATTAAAGAATCATTATTAGGAACAGTGAGCCGAGCAATACCAACGATGTTGGATTATCGCACACACATAAAAGATGGTTCAATGCACAATACTCCACCTGTATTTTCAATTTATGTTTGCTTATTAACTCTGAGATGGATAAAAGAACAAGGTGGACTTAAAGCAATTGAAGCAAAAAATAAAGTCAAAGCAGATTTACTATATCATGCAATAGATAACAACCCGTTATTTGTTGGAACTGTAGCAAAAGAAGATAGAAGCTGGATGAATATAAATTTCATAATGCATGAGAGAGAATTAGAGCCTGAATTTATGCAGTTCGCTAAAGAGAATAAAGTGGTAGGACTTGCCGGACACAGGAGTGTGGGTGGTTTTAGAGCCTCCATGTATAATGCATTGCCAATTGAAAGTGTGCAACATTTAGTTTCACTAATGGATGAATTTGCAAAGAAAAAAGCGTAA
- a CDS encoding cystathionine gamma-synthase, giving the protein MKFATKAIHAGVDPDPSTGAIMTPIFQTSTYVQNAPGDHKGYEYARTQNPTRDALQKNLAALENGNFGISFSSGLAATDAIIKLLSQGDELISTNDLYGGTYRAFTKVYARFGLGFHFVDMMKVENIEQKINSKTKMLWVETPTNPMLNIVDIEAVCALAKKHNLLVCVDNTFASPYLQNPLDFGADIVMHSATKYIGGHSDVVSGAVIVKDKSLADQLYFIQNANGAVPGPQDCFLLLRGIKTLHLRVQRSCENAEKIARYLVTHPKIEKVYWPGFENHANHAIAKKQMRGFGGMVSFSLKGDNFDEAKRILSSTHLFALAESLGGVESLIGHPASMTHASIPKEERMKTGLVDSLIRLSVGVEDVEDLIADLQQALR; this is encoded by the coding sequence ATGAAATTTGCAACAAAAGCGATACATGCAGGTGTAGATCCTGACCCTTCTACCGGTGCGATAATGACACCAATTTTCCAAACATCTACTTACGTACAAAATGCACCGGGTGATCATAAAGGTTATGAATATGCCCGCACACAAAATCCAACAAGAGATGCATTGCAGAAAAATCTTGCGGCATTGGAAAACGGCAATTTCGGAATTTCTTTTTCCAGTGGACTTGCGGCGACAGATGCAATTATAAAATTGCTAAGTCAAGGTGATGAATTAATTTCTACCAACGATTTATATGGCGGCACTTATCGTGCATTCACAAAAGTATATGCACGTTTTGGTTTGGGATTTCACTTTGTTGATATGATGAAAGTTGAAAATATTGAACAGAAAATAAATTCAAAAACAAAAATGCTTTGGGTAGAAACACCAACTAATCCAATGTTAAATATTGTGGATATAGAAGCAGTTTGTGCATTGGCGAAAAAGCATAATTTATTAGTTTGTGTGGACAATACTTTTGCATCTCCTTATTTGCAAAATCCACTTGACTTTGGTGCAGATATCGTAATGCATTCCGCTACAAAATATATCGGTGGACATAGTGATGTGGTTAGTGGAGCTGTTATTGTAAAAGATAAATCACTTGCAGATCAATTGTATTTTATTCAGAATGCAAATGGTGCTGTTCCCGGTCCGCAAGATTGTTTTTTATTATTGAGAGGAATTAAAACATTACATCTTCGAGTGCAGCGCAGTTGTGAGAATGCAGAAAAAATTGCACGCTATTTAGTTACACATCCAAAGATTGAAAAAGTGTATTGGCCGGGATTTGAAAATCATGCAAATCATGCAATTGCAAAAAAACAAATGCGTGGTTTTGGTGGTATGGTTTCTTTTAGTTTAAAGGGTGATAATTTCGATGAAGCAAAACGCATTTTATCATCTACACATTTATTTGCATTAGCAGAATCACTGGGTGGAGTTGAATCATTGATTGGGCATCCCGCAAGTATGACGCATGCTTCTATTCCAAAAGAAGAAAGAATGAAAACCGGTTTAGTTGATTCTTTAATACGATTAAGTGTTGGGGTGGAAGATGTAGAAGATTTAATTGCAGATTTACAACAAGCATTGCGGTAA
- a CDS encoding 3-phosphoglycerate dehydrogenase: MSEILVATEKPFASDAITKIKKVTDGSKHKLQILEKYTSKEELKNAIKLTEALIVRSDLIDKEIIDAGEKLRIIVRAGAGFDNIDTAYAATKNIVVMNTPGQNANAVAEYAFGMLLYEARHHFNGSTGIELKGKKLGLIGFGNIGRCMTKIAKGFGMEVYAYDVNPNPSSMIQENVTPIGTAAEIFSSCNFVSLHVPSTPQTKGSINYDLLKLLPKNSILINTARLDVINEADIIKIMEERNDISFVSDFTPKNESVFKEKFADRCFYPVKKAGAQTEEANANAGIAAARQIINFFDKGDLTFKVN; encoded by the coding sequence ATGAGCGAAATACTTGTTGCAACTGAAAAACCTTTTGCTTCAGATGCAATCACCAAAATAAAAAAGGTGACTGACGGATCTAAACACAAACTTCAAATACTGGAAAAATATACTTCAAAGGAAGAACTAAAGAACGCAATTAAGCTAACAGAAGCATTAATAGTGCGGAGTGATTTAATTGATAAAGAAATAATTGATGCGGGTGAAAAGCTAAGAATTATTGTTAGAGCCGGAGCGGGATTTGACAATATAGATACAGCCTACGCTGCTACTAAAAATATTGTAGTAATGAATACTCCAGGACAAAATGCTAACGCTGTAGCAGAATATGCATTCGGCATGTTATTATATGAGGCACGTCATCATTTCAATGGAAGTACCGGTATAGAATTAAAAGGTAAAAAATTAGGCCTGATAGGTTTTGGAAATATTGGAAGATGTATGACGAAAATTGCAAAAGGTTTCGGGATGGAAGTATATGCTTATGATGTAAATCCTAATCCATCCTCAATGATTCAAGAAAATGTTACACCTATCGGAACGGCGGCCGAGATTTTCAGTTCATGCAACTTTGTTTCATTGCATGTACCATCAACACCGCAAACCAAGGGCTCTATTAATTATGATCTATTAAAACTTTTGCCCAAGAATAGTATTTTAATTAATACCGCAAGATTGGATGTGATAAACGAAGCTGATATAATTAAAATTATGGAAGAAAGAAACGACATTTCATTTGTAAGTGATTTCACACCTAAAAATGAATCTGTTTTTAAAGAAAAATTTGCAGATAGATGTTTTTATCCAGTGAAAAAAGCAGGAGCTCAAACTGAGGAAGCAAATGCAAATGCAGGTATTGCAGCTGCACGACAAATCATAAACTTTTTTGATAAGGGTGACCTTACTTTTAAAGTAAACTGA
- a CDS encoding transposase yields the protein MHKNTGSRGRVIERSEYQNYVDQNKINIQNNAGLYRKRQEIVEHPYGIIKRQWGFYYITTKRGIKRASADVGLMLIAFNLRRLFNIIDKKELFRYLMKKLILLFAPLQTNLASIYRIIFFSTEIIFIKNHFNKLIKSHLISYRKPELVFLKFNGGF from the coding sequence CTGCACAAAAATACAGGAAGTAGAGGTCGTGTAATAGAAAGAAGTGAATATCAAAATTATGTTGATCAAAATAAAATTAATATCCAGAACAATGCAGGTTTATATCGCAAACGGCAAGAAATAGTAGAGCACCCATATGGCATAATAAAAAGGCAATGGGGCTTCTATTACATCACTACTAAGCGGGGAATTAAACGGGCAAGTGCTGATGTAGGACTTATGCTCATCGCATTTAATTTACGCAGGTTATTTAATATAATTGATAAGAAAGAATTGTTTAGATACTTAATGAAGAAACTCATTTTATTATTTGCACCTCTGCAAACGAATTTAGCTTCGATATACCGAATTATTTTTTTCAGCACAGAAATTATTTTTATAAAAAATCATTTCAATAAACTGATTAAATCACATTTAATAAGTTATAGAAAACCGGAATTAGTATTTTTAAAATTTAACGGAGGTTTTTAG
- a CDS encoding T9SS type A sorting domain-containing protein: protein MKSVFGIFILLFGQLVLVAQSPDWEAYLLVDQTWNGNTDTIWFGVDYDATNGFDSEWDVMDSAFNYPLAMRLQNGQVQADSNTCAANMRRDIKAFSPEVTWDVFVKADTFDGEDINPPYDSLLFLCWDTAQFNYSDGQYFLNYAFIRTTTGYIGGIDGDGFCLSSNSSFCDFEAGGLSIKVPIIYVGIQPPEYNSSFCATEEYIFKFTLHVAFDDLLSINSNANSDIEFINQTNNRILQIQNNSDGWIRIEVYGLNGSKLFSASSYEKSYSFNYSAFTKGLFFVQVVDEDGVGYGFSVVNY from the coding sequence ATGAAAAGTGTGTTTGGAATATTTATTTTATTGTTTGGGCAACTGGTTTTAGTAGCTCAATCTCCGGATTGGGAGGCGTATTTATTAGTGGATCAAACATGGAATGGGAATACGGATACGATATGGTTTGGGGTGGATTATGATGCTACGAATGGTTTTGATTCTGAATGGGATGTAATGGATTCTGCTTTCAATTATCCGCTGGCAATGCGTTTGCAAAATGGGCAGGTGCAAGCGGATAGTAATACTTGTGCTGCTAATATGCGGAGGGATATTAAAGCTTTTTCTCCTGAGGTTACCTGGGATGTGTTTGTGAAAGCGGATACGTTTGATGGTGAGGATATAAATCCGCCGTATGATTCATTATTGTTTCTCTGCTGGGATACTGCGCAGTTTAATTATAGTGATGGGCAGTATTTTTTGAATTATGCATTTATAAGAACAACTACAGGATATATAGGGGGTATTGATGGAGATGGATTCTGTTTGTCTTCTAATAGTAGTTTCTGCGATTTCGAAGCCGGAGGCTTATCTATAAAAGTACCTATTATTTATGTAGGTATTCAACCACCGGAATATAATAGTTCGTTTTGCGCAACGGAAGAATATATTTTCAAGTTTACGCTGCATGTTGCATTCGATGATTTGTTGAGCATTAATTCTAATGCAAATTCAGATATTGAATTTATTAATCAAACAAATAATAGAATATTACAAATTCAAAATAACAGTGATGGGTGGATTCGCATTGAGGTGTATGGTTTAAATGGAAGTAAATTATTTAGTGCTAGTTCTTATGAAAAGAGTTACAGTTTTAATTATAGTGCTTTTACGAAAGGGTTGTTTTTTGTGCAGGTGGTGGATGAGGATGGGGTTGGGTATGGGTTTTCGGTGGTGAATTATTGA
- a CDS encoding TIGR02757 family protein translates to MTSDALKEFLDSKVLLYNNSDFIINDPISIPHQFQKLQDIEIMGFWTAMLAWGQRVTIINKAKELIALMDGAPHDFILNHQETDLKRFLEFKHRTFNATDTLYFIHFFKNYYQQHHSLEDAFLCKNYMKELNTEKMLMHFNQTFFSLPDLPHRTKKHVSSPASKSSCKRLNMFLRWMVRNDNTGVDFGVWKKIKPSQLICPLDLHVDRVARNIGLITRKQTDWQTALELTDRLKEMDAKDPVKYDFALFGLGVTEKMQ, encoded by the coding sequence TTGACAAGTGATGCATTAAAAGAATTTTTAGATTCTAAAGTTTTGCTATATAATAATTCGGATTTTATAATTAATGATCCGATAAGTATTCCCCACCAATTTCAGAAATTACAAGATATTGAAATTATGGGATTCTGGACTGCTATGCTTGCATGGGGACAACGTGTTACTATCATCAATAAAGCAAAAGAATTAATTGCACTTATGGATGGTGCGCCGCATGATTTTATTTTGAATCATCAGGAAACTGATTTGAAAAGATTTTTAGAATTTAAGCACCGCACTTTTAATGCAACCGATACATTGTATTTTATTCATTTTTTCAAAAATTATTATCAGCAACATCACAGTTTGGAAGATGCATTTCTCTGCAAAAATTATATGAAAGAATTAAATACAGAAAAGATGCTGATGCATTTTAATCAAACATTTTTCAGCTTACCCGATTTACCGCATCGCACCAAAAAACATGTGAGTTCACCTGCAAGTAAAAGCTCTTGCAAACGCTTAAATATGTTCCTGCGATGGATGGTGCGCAATGATAATACTGGTGTTGACTTTGGTGTTTGGAAAAAAATTAAACCCTCACAACTTATTTGTCCTCTGGATTTACATGTGGATCGTGTGGCAAGGAATATAGGATTAATTACACGTAAACAAACAGACTGGCAAACTGCTTTAGAATTAACAGACAGACTAAAAGAAATGGATGCAAAGGATCCTGTGAAATATGATTTTGCTTTATTCGGATTGGGTGTAACGGAAAAAATGCAATAA
- a CDS encoding T9SS type A sorting domain-containing protein gives MNKLFLLAIIISINSIHTFGQSWPLIIGDECVDESAALAQYNDSTYIIIRTEDCGDQSKYYISHFNLNGEVLSDEEIIVDPQYMLKGFFSIIQDDLGNYYAYGNCEDTYNFNENQTYVLKYNSDFEYIQSYVAGRPDISEYVRDLYFVNNTFFLAGFSENTIDDFLYKLNTDFEITEELLIDTVTGFGPSKLSMDFDGNELIMFMYTKKAYYIDTAAMLINSTHVIEDVIAISLREVLPLPESERYVLPFLNQLGTEGDTYTDLIIQFRDKNLSLLSESFITIDTMGIIQAKNTLNSYGDNIWLSYSTYREAIAIFYEEINHPIGVMKFNSDGDILYEGYIDGGANFVVYATLALQDGGALILTTRYDWNTPENKRDIYIFRVDADGDLILDVDDSPIQQFDFLVYPNPVSDYLIIKSQLIQFAFVEIYNMNGQLVNRSEKLSTELKIDLSQLSAGIYTYRIFTDKGVMQTGKFVKN, from the coding sequence ATGAACAAATTATTTTTACTAGCAATTATTATTTCAATTAATTCTATCCACACATTTGGTCAGAGTTGGCCACTCATTATTGGAGATGAATGTGTAGATGAAAGTGCAGCCCTTGCGCAGTATAATGATTCTACATATATAATAATCCGTACTGAAGATTGTGGTGATCAATCCAAATATTATATTTCTCATTTTAATTTAAATGGAGAAGTTTTGAGTGATGAAGAAATTATTGTAGATCCACAATATATGTTAAAAGGCTTCTTCTCAATTATTCAGGATGATTTAGGTAATTATTATGCTTATGGTAATTGTGAAGACACATATAATTTTAATGAGAATCAAACTTATGTGTTGAAATACAATAGTGATTTTGAGTATATTCAAAGTTATGTAGCAGGGAGACCTGATATTTCTGAATATGTTCGTGATTTGTATTTCGTAAATAATACTTTTTTTCTTGCAGGATTTTCAGAAAATACAATCGACGACTTTTTATATAAATTAAATACGGATTTTGAAATAACAGAAGAGTTATTAATTGATACTGTTACTGGATTTGGACCTTCAAAACTATCTATGGATTTTGATGGTAATGAATTGATCATGTTTATGTACACCAAGAAGGCTTATTATATTGACACTGCTGCTATGCTGATAAATTCTACTCATGTAATTGAAGATGTAATTGCTATCTCACTTAGAGAAGTTCTACCATTGCCGGAATCAGAAAGGTATGTATTGCCTTTTCTAAATCAGCTTGGTACAGAGGGTGATACTTATACTGATTTGATTATTCAATTCAGAGATAAAAATCTGAGTCTTTTAAGTGAATCATTTATCACCATTGATACAATGGGTATCATACAAGCTAAAAATACATTGAATAGTTATGGTGATAATATATGGTTAAGTTATTCAACCTATAGAGAAGCTATCGCTATTTTTTATGAAGAAATAAATCATCCGATTGGTGTAATGAAGTTTAATTCGGATGGTGATATCCTTTATGAAGGATATATTGATGGCGGTGCAAATTTTGTTGTTTATGCTACGCTTGCATTACAAGATGGTGGTGCCCTTATTCTAACCACTCGTTATGATTGGAATACACCGGAAAACAAACGTGATATTTATATTTTCCGGGTAGATGCAGATGGTGATTTAATTCTTGATGTGGATGATTCTCCTATACAGCAATTTGATTTTTTAGTTTATCCGAATCCGGTCAGTGATTATCTGATTATTAAAAGTCAGTTAATTCAATTTGCATTTGTTGAAATCTATAATATGAATGGACAATTAGTAAATAGAAGTGAAAAATTATCTACTGAATTGAAAATAGATTTATCACAACTTTCCGCCGGAATTTATACGTATAGAATTTTTACAGATAAAGGAGTGATGCAGACAGGTAAGTTTGTAAAGAATTAG
- a CDS encoding transposase: MKQLVPDHNTISNFRRDNEKAIRKVFRYTVSIAKEFDLIGGKLIAGDSTKLRAQNSKKNNFNQKKIERHLQYIDNKLAEYTDALRQADDDKDDVQQENQKIIEQQISKHENRKEFYHALTDQLKQTGELQISLSDPDSRQMITRNDIIEVAYNVQTTVDAKNKLIIDYKVTNTNDNKAMGGMLRRAKTILKTNDITALYDKGYHAGSELKTACEMGIETLVAIPDKSSASMIPEPAYNVSEFIYDAVQHTYTCPQNQVLKTNGNWYKKTEMHGAESTPNLYLCSALKLRHAMNVLH; the protein is encoded by the coding sequence ATGAAACAACTTGTGCCAGATCATAATACAATTTCAAACTTCCGCAGAGATAATGAAAAAGCTATTCGCAAAGTTTTCAGATACACCGTAAGCATTGCAAAAGAATTTGATTTAATCGGCGGTAAATTAATTGCCGGCGACAGCACAAAACTGCGTGCTCAAAACAGTAAGAAAAACAATTTCAACCAAAAGAAAATTGAACGCCATCTGCAATACATAGATAACAAACTTGCTGAATATACAGATGCGCTTCGTCAGGCTGATGATGATAAAGATGATGTACAACAAGAGAATCAAAAAATAATAGAACAACAAATTTCAAAACACGAAAACAGAAAAGAATTTTATCATGCACTTACCGATCAATTAAAACAAACTGGCGAGCTACAAATATCGCTGAGCGACCCCGACAGCCGGCAGATGATTACCCGTAATGACATCATAGAAGTTGCTTACAATGTGCAGACAACAGTGGATGCTAAAAACAAATTAATTATTGATTATAAAGTCACCAACACTAATGACAATAAAGCGATGGGTGGTATGCTGCGCAGGGCGAAAACAATTTTAAAAACAAATGATATTACAGCACTGTATGATAAAGGATATCACGCCGGTAGCGAATTAAAAACAGCTTGTGAAATGGGTATTGAAACACTCGTGGCTATACCTGATAAATCTTCCGCATCTATGATTCCAGAACCTGCATACAATGTTTCAGAATTTATCTACGACGCAGTACAACATACTTACACTTGTCCGCAAAATCAAGTACTAAAAACAAACGGCAACTGGTATAAAAAGACAGAAATGCACGGGGCAGAAAGCACACCGAACCTATACTTATGCAGCGCTTTAAAACTACGGCATGCAATGAATGTCCTGCATTAA